From Triticum urartu cultivar G1812 chromosome 2, Tu2.1, whole genome shotgun sequence, a single genomic window includes:
- the LOC125539728 gene encoding polyamine oxidase 3 isoform X2 — MANNNSSYGENVSRKSHTPSAIVIGGGFAGIAAANALRNASFEVVLLESRDRIGGRVHTDYSFGFPVDLGASWLHGVCEENPLAPIIGRLGLPLYRTSGDDSVLFDHDLESYALYDTNGSQVPQEFVEKIGKVFEAILEETGKLREEMKEDISIAKAIAIVLERNPHLRQEGIAHDVLQWYLCRMEGWFATDADAISLQCWDQEVLLPGGHGLMVRGYRPVINTLAKGLDIRLGHRVVEIVRHWNRVEVTVSNGKTFVADAAVITVPLGVLKSNTIKFEPRLPEWKEEAIRELSVGVENKIVLHFSEVFWPNVEFLGVVSSTTYGCSYFLNLHKATGHAVLVYMPAGRLACDIEKMSDEAAAQFAFSQLKKILPNAAEPLNYLVSHWGSDENTLGSYTFDGVGKPRDLYEKLRIPVDNLFFAGEATSVQYTGTVHGAFSTGEMAAEECRMRVLEKFRELDMLEMCHPMAEQTATVSVPLLISRL, encoded by the exons gCTCATACGGTGAAAATGTCAGTAGAAAATCCCACACGCCTTCTGCTATTGTTATTGGTGGTGGGTTTGCAGGCATTGCTGCTGCAAATGCGCTCAGGAATGCGTCCTTCGAG GTCGTTCTTCTGGAATCCCGTGACCGGATAGGTGGCCGAGTTCACACTGACTACTCTTTTGGGTTTCCTGTTGATCTTGGGGCATCTTG GCTTCATGGTGTTTGTGAAGAAAATCCCCTGGCACCGATCATTGGAAGACTCGGGCTTCCACTGTACCGCACCAGTGGAGATGACTCTGTCCTTTTCGACCATGATCTCGAGAG TTATGCACTTTATGACACTAATGGCTCTCAAGTCCCACAAGAGTTTGTAGAAAAGATAGGGAAAGTGTTTGAGGCTATACTGGAAGAG ACTGGCAAATTAAGGGAAGAAATGAAGGAAGATATTTCTATAGCTAAGGCCATTGCAATTGTTTTGGAGAGAAATCCACACTTGAG GCAAGAAGGGATTGCACATGATGTTCTCCAGTGGTATTTGTGCCGCATGGAGGGTTGGTTTGCTACTGATGCGGATGCCATCTCGCTCCAGTGTTGGGACCAG GAAGTTCTTCTTCCTGGTGGCCATGGTCTCATGGTTCGTGGATATCGTCCAGTTATAAATACTTTGGCAAAAGGTCTAGATATACGCCTTGGTCACAG GGTTGTTGAAATTGTTCGGCACTGGAATAGAGTAGAGGTTACTGTAAGCAATGGTAAAACATTTGTTGCGGATGCTGCAGTCATCACCGTTCCCTTGGGTGTTCTTAAATCAAACACCATTAAGTTTGAGCCGAGGCTCCCGGAATGGAAGGAGGAAGCGATAAGAGAACTGTCAGTTGGAGTTGAGAACAAAATAGTTCTCCACTTCAGTGAGGTTTTCTGGCCTAACGTGGAGTTCCTCGGAGTAGTTTCATCCACCACATATGGCTGCAGCTATTTCCTCAACCTTCACAAGGCAACAGGGCATGCTGTTCTTGTTTACATGCCTGCAGGCCGGCTTGCTTGTGACATTGAAAAGATGTCGGATGAGGCTGCTGCTCAATTTGCcttttcccagttgaagaagatcCTCCCTAATGCAGCTGAGCCG CTTAACTACCTGGTGTCACACTGGGGCTCAGACGAGAACACGCTTGGTTCCTACACCTTTGACGGGGTAGGCAAGCCGCGCGACCTGTACGAGAAGCTCCGCATCCCCGTCGACAACCTATTCTTTGCCGGGGAGGCCACGAGCGTCCAGTACACGGGCACGGTGCACGGCGCCTTCTCCACGGGGGAGATGGCGGCCGAGGAGTGCCGGATGAGGGTCCTGGAGAAGTTCAGGGAGCTGGACATGCTGGAGATGTGCCACCCGATGGCCGAGCAAACGGCCACCGTCTCCGTCCCGCTGCTCATCTCCCGGCTGTAA
- the LOC125539728 gene encoding polyamine oxidase 3 isoform X1 yields the protein MANNNSSYGENVSRKSHTPSAIVIGGGFAGIAAANALRNASFEVVLLESRDRIGGRVHTDYSFGFPVDLGASWLHGVCEENPLAPIIGRLGLPLYRTSGDDSVLFDHDLESYALYDTNGSQVPQEFVEKIGKVFEAILEETGKLREEMKEDISIAKAIAIVLERNPHLRQEGIAHDVLQWYLCRMEGWFATDADAISLQCWDQEVLLPGGHGLMVRGYRPVINTLAKGLDIRLGHRYAYLCFSSKCYEHGPTFHLLVLIQALLLRVVEIVRHWNRVEVTVSNGKTFVADAAVITVPLGVLKSNTIKFEPRLPEWKEEAIRELSVGVENKIVLHFSEVFWPNVEFLGVVSSTTYGCSYFLNLHKATGHAVLVYMPAGRLACDIEKMSDEAAAQFAFSQLKKILPNAAEPLNYLVSHWGSDENTLGSYTFDGVGKPRDLYEKLRIPVDNLFFAGEATSVQYTGTVHGAFSTGEMAAEECRMRVLEKFRELDMLEMCHPMAEQTATVSVPLLISRL from the exons gCTCATACGGTGAAAATGTCAGTAGAAAATCCCACACGCCTTCTGCTATTGTTATTGGTGGTGGGTTTGCAGGCATTGCTGCTGCAAATGCGCTCAGGAATGCGTCCTTCGAG GTCGTTCTTCTGGAATCCCGTGACCGGATAGGTGGCCGAGTTCACACTGACTACTCTTTTGGGTTTCCTGTTGATCTTGGGGCATCTTG GCTTCATGGTGTTTGTGAAGAAAATCCCCTGGCACCGATCATTGGAAGACTCGGGCTTCCACTGTACCGCACCAGTGGAGATGACTCTGTCCTTTTCGACCATGATCTCGAGAG TTATGCACTTTATGACACTAATGGCTCTCAAGTCCCACAAGAGTTTGTAGAAAAGATAGGGAAAGTGTTTGAGGCTATACTGGAAGAG ACTGGCAAATTAAGGGAAGAAATGAAGGAAGATATTTCTATAGCTAAGGCCATTGCAATTGTTTTGGAGAGAAATCCACACTTGAG GCAAGAAGGGATTGCACATGATGTTCTCCAGTGGTATTTGTGCCGCATGGAGGGTTGGTTTGCTACTGATGCGGATGCCATCTCGCTCCAGTGTTGGGACCAG GAAGTTCTTCTTCCTGGTGGCCATGGTCTCATGGTTCGTGGATATCGTCCAGTTATAAATACTTTGGCAAAAGGTCTAGATATACGCCTTGGTCACAGGTATGCATATCTCTGTTTTTCCTCTAAATGTTATGAACATGGTCCCACCTTCCATTTGTTAGTACTGATCCAAGCTCTTCTCCTCAGGGTTGTTGAAATTGTTCGGCACTGGAATAGAGTAGAGGTTACTGTAAGCAATGGTAAAACATTTGTTGCGGATGCTGCAGTCATCACCGTTCCCTTGGGTGTTCTTAAATCAAACACCATTAAGTTTGAGCCGAGGCTCCCGGAATGGAAGGAGGAAGCGATAAGAGAACTGTCAGTTGGAGTTGAGAACAAAATAGTTCTCCACTTCAGTGAGGTTTTCTGGCCTAACGTGGAGTTCCTCGGAGTAGTTTCATCCACCACATATGGCTGCAGCTATTTCCTCAACCTTCACAAGGCAACAGGGCATGCTGTTCTTGTTTACATGCCTGCAGGCCGGCTTGCTTGTGACATTGAAAAGATGTCGGATGAGGCTGCTGCTCAATTTGCcttttcccagttgaagaagatcCTCCCTAATGCAGCTGAGCCG CTTAACTACCTGGTGTCACACTGGGGCTCAGACGAGAACACGCTTGGTTCCTACACCTTTGACGGGGTAGGCAAGCCGCGCGACCTGTACGAGAAGCTCCGCATCCCCGTCGACAACCTATTCTTTGCCGGGGAGGCCACGAGCGTCCAGTACACGGGCACGGTGCACGGCGCCTTCTCCACGGGGGAGATGGCGGCCGAGGAGTGCCGGATGAGGGTCCTGGAGAAGTTCAGGGAGCTGGACATGCTGGAGATGTGCCACCCGATGGCCGAGCAAACGGCCACCGTCTCCGTCCCGCTGCTCATCTCCCGGCTGTAA